The Victivallis sp. Marseille-Q1083 genome has a window encoding:
- a CDS encoding IS5 family transposase (programmed frameshift) — MAMNSWEVSDTFWSKVEPLIPRARRDSNREYQRRRGAGRKPLEARRVFEGIVYVLRTGIQWKALPREYGSSSSIHRYFQRWSKAGLFQKLWKKGLAEYDELEGISWRWQSIDGAMNKAPLAREAVGPNPTDRGKNGTKRHVLVDERGIPLSIVVTGANRNDVTQVNAVLSARMRKPRVRTKQNLCADAGYTGSGEVMKAYRYIPHIRPRGEEKIAVRQGYKARRWIVEVAHSWFNRFRKLLVRFEKTHAAYEALFQLAACMIIYKKLAVI, encoded by the exons ATGGCAATGAATTCGTGGGAAGTCTCTGATACTTTTTGGTCGAAGGTCGAACCTTTGATTCCTCGTGCAAGGCGTGATAGCAATCGGGAGTATCAGCGTCGTCGCGGAGCGGGACGCAAACCGTTGGAAGCGCGTCGAGTATTTGAGGGTATCGTGTATGTTTTGCGAACGGGAATACAATGGAAAGCGCTTCCCCGCGAATACGGGAGTTCAAGCAGCATACATCGTTATTTTCAGCGCTGGTCGAAAGCCGGATTGTTTCAAAAATTGTGGAAGAAAGGTTTGGCGGAATACGATGAATTGGAAGGGATTTCCTGGCGTTGGCAAAGTATCGACGGAGCAATGAACAAAGCCCCATTGGCCCGGGAAGCAGTAGGTCCCAATCCCACAGACAGGGGA AAAAATGGGACCAAACGTCACGTTCTCGTAGACGAGCGTGGCATCCCGTTGTCAATAGTCGTAACCGGAGCAAATCGGAATGATGTTACGCAAGTGAATGCCGTTTTGAGCGCAAGAATGAGAAAGCCGCGAGTAAGAACAAAGCAGAATCTTTGTGCGGATGCCGGTTATACCGGCTCTGGAGAAGTTATGAAGGCGTACCGATATATTCCGCACATCAGACCGCGAGGAGAGGAGAAAATTGCAGTCAGGCAAGGTTATAAAGCTCGACGTTGGATTGTGGAAGTGGCCCATTCATGGTTCAATCGCTTCAGAAAACTTCTGGTGCGTTTTGAAAAAACACATGCCGCATATGAAGCATTGTTTCAACTGGCGGCATGCATGATTATTTATAAAAAACTTGCAGTTATTTAG
- a CDS encoding IS4 family transposase, giving the protein MARTKAQLADNFRESDFLTLASLLGVVPFEALCNALTKCGLATQRYRKLPLELMAYYVICLSLYSSISLQEVLRCILEGFDWLKIKMPCGEIKGRGGISRARNRLGYKAMQCLFEDVCKPLAQPDTIGAFYRGWRLMAIDGTTFDLPDEQRNHDFFGRPPCSRGKTAFPQLRMTTLLEIGTRAIIGAAHGPYSEGENTQGKRLLPLLQKDMLLLADRGFGCYPFFSECIKTGASLVFRIRSNMKFAKEKILPDGSFLSTFYPGAEQRKKTNGIPVRVIEYAIKGSSEKYRLITSILKEEDAPASELAALYHERWEIELAYDELKNHLKQPGAALRSKTPELIIQELFGYLLAHYTIRSLIHQAARKNKVDPDRLSFINAVRILCRKITVAHFPPQTTGN; this is encoded by the coding sequence ATGGCACGAACCAAAGCGCAGTTGGCAGATAATTTTCGCGAGAGTGACTTTTTAACCTTGGCCTCATTGCTTGGGGTTGTTCCTTTTGAAGCCCTTTGCAATGCACTGACCAAGTGCGGACTTGCGACGCAACGTTACCGCAAACTGCCACTGGAATTGATGGCTTATTATGTTATTTGTCTTTCGCTGTATTCAAGCATTTCGTTGCAAGAGGTTTTGCGCTGCATTCTTGAGGGCTTTGACTGGCTGAAGATAAAAATGCCTTGCGGCGAGATCAAAGGGCGAGGAGGAATTTCACGTGCCAGGAACCGTTTGGGGTACAAGGCAATGCAATGTTTATTCGAGGATGTTTGTAAACCCCTGGCCCAGCCGGATACCATTGGCGCCTTTTATCGGGGATGGCGTTTGATGGCAATCGACGGCACAACCTTTGATTTACCGGATGAGCAGAGGAATCATGATTTTTTTGGCCGTCCGCCATGCTCCCGCGGGAAAACCGCATTTCCGCAATTGCGCATGACAACTTTACTTGAAATCGGTACGCGTGCGATTATTGGTGCGGCCCATGGGCCTTATTCTGAAGGGGAAAATACTCAAGGCAAACGACTTTTGCCGCTCCTGCAAAAGGATATGCTGCTACTTGCTGATCGTGGCTTTGGTTGCTATCCGTTCTTTTCCGAATGCATCAAAACTGGCGCATCGTTAGTGTTTCGAATCCGCAGCAATATGAAATTTGCAAAAGAAAAAATTCTGCCGGACGGTTCTTTTTTAAGTACGTTCTATCCTGGCGCGGAACAACGCAAGAAAACCAATGGCATTCCTGTTCGAGTAATTGAATATGCCATCAAAGGCTCCAGCGAAAAATATCGCTTGATAACCAGTATTTTAAAAGAGGAAGACGCTCCGGCTTCGGAACTTGCGGCTCTCTACCACGAGCGCTGGGAGATCGAATTGGCTTATGATGAATTGAAGAATCATCTGAAGCAACCAGGAGCCGCCTTGCGAAGCAAAACCCCGGAATTGATTATACAGGAATTGTTTGGATATCTACTTGCGCACTATACGATTCGCAGCTTAATACATCAAGCCGCACGGAAAAATAAGGTCGATCCAGACCGGCTTTCCTTTATCAATGCGGTACGAATTCTGTGCAGAAAAATCACTGTTGCTCATTTTCCCCCTCAAACCACAGGAAATTGA
- a CDS encoding helix-turn-helix domain-containing protein: protein MNAKIPNEIIKAIDILLAPYDINLEQLLECANEQRDCDPQLYIEVKAATAVFNCSRSTLYRAARRGDIEISKLSEAQSGKVLIEKRSLVHWLKSKKKYYV from the coding sequence ATGAACGCAAAAATTCCAAACGAGATCATAAAAGCGATTGATATTCTTCTTGCCCCCTATGATATCAACTTGGAGCAACTGCTTGAGTGTGCGAATGAACAACGTGACTGCGATCCGCAGCTTTACATTGAAGTAAAAGCGGCTACTGCGGTTTTTAATTGCAGTCGGTCAACGTTGTATCGGGCCGCCAGGCGTGGCGATATCGAAATCAGTAAGCTTTCCGAAGCACAATCCGGCAAAGTGCTTATTGAAAAGCGCAGCCTTGTACACTGGCTGAAAAGTAAAAAGAAATACTATGTATAA
- a CDS encoding RHS repeat domain-containing protein, giving the protein MLKQICVSVLLGCLSFSALSYNGPAEDPVPPKPCNECPSDANANNECVSYKFEFGRAAHEPDFPVGVFSIYGRRPSETMFTPLGLYYYHPLFTRLAGVSEENGKQIVKLQGPNREIEIYEFAANSSIGYPGGVFRNKLKKVLVMLDADHEPTTISPTYYKLVDENANYVLYSVEEQKAVSYTTSTGRVLTADSKDVRLETILDAEGAIMQVYSGIDGLADVVVTTEELGYIRTYEIRLYHPSQVGSKVNNKYSVTGQPYMTYQVINPNHPQEQTITENGETHIQIVPPEIRQIQFVKVANGSNRTVTYTYSDAVDDWTLTQDGGNVIVSRAKSAQTRAANATQGLVIERKSGTGEVAYKESQTLKQFDFGDLPTQITRGTNDTTTYTYYEDINQPGSYGKKKTVQFSDGYWEKYYYDDQRRLTMKVSPFKNQIITVAEAEAKVEIISFSSVDSRDVPFAGDPRPRMKETKINNITVAKEYFAYFSDTNGDYVEIHEVCQGAAAEYGNLANARTEKRYYGDKNDSTTLGRLKSVVFSNGLMDSYVYAYGNFTQSSSPGNSSFAVNVNGYALKTTITHGTADSPTGIANKTTQTEKIGDAFGNPVMEKEYVCTRAAAAATDTTPAVTASYEQLSWKNATFNATHQQLNTYNSRNEETNTTWDCCNKASYTDEVGIQYTYTYDSMNRLISETKKGYNGSSDVVTSYTYDANNKLLNKTVTAGSLSLQESFVYDQAGRIIQSTDSKGLVTAIQFSNKVITTTKPGNCTEIITSYNDRSLASITGTSVMNRFFDYGVMSNGQLWRKENIGSANSLRWQKSYTDLANRITKNENSGYGNSIIESISAYNTKGFLIKKVETGKPAISISYDEIGNIETVGYDIDDDGSLEIVFKDRIIKFATGYSKESGAWYLSQTKSTYGTDNNSLETIILQQKQKLSGLSSNIISEVKNIDIYGNITTTTIQNTRSARKRLVSTVSPSSSVSQQKTFINGLLSSERSFSNITITYSYDALERMSSINNPRTGVKAITYYASGAGKLGQVMTAPDQIGNIITYDYYSDTGWLKSMTDALNNVSYYSYNSLGKVIRQWGSSVYPVEFSYNAFGEQVQMKTYRTGTNWNAASWPGSSITADTTQWNYDPASGLLVSKTDAADNSVAYTYSPDGKVLTRTWARKINNVPLVTSYSYDNFGQLTSIDYSDNTQSIQYSYNRIGMPIAITDALGTRTFTYNSQFSLISETTQGLYNKAITRNYASSGVKGRFLGIDIDGDSSYTYAYDQYGRLNRVTASTGNFNYTYLANSDLVSSVSRPNNVTTSFSYEPTRNLLTKVANGTVSTFNYTNDAIGRRNSVNRSGSAFTSSDTLNYTYDPISELLSATSNNNSSYNYNYTYDPIGNRKTASLSGADNVYTSNSLNQYTSVNSGGITTTPTYDADGNTLALDGWALTWNAENRLIKAVKNTTKLEFLYDYMGRRVEKKVFNNNILTQNTRFVYDGYKLVEEINALDNNAVLRSYIWQPFENNDIPLAVTTGSNTYYYLTDANKNVSELTNASGASVAHYEYSPFGKLLVSTGTYAATNPFRFSSEYSDLETGFIYYNYRYYSPDYGKWLSKDPIGEKGGTNLYRFVVNNPINYFDILGLKNTLSATLYLMERDLFFDDVYSTLEFNFDVDCESHGEGAMTVNVPVEIHFDNQILYSTIGGFAGASIVGGLGGVVGGIGGGLFGGIVTAPTHAGVSHGIAIGTSLGGTTGAAWGAAWGTGIGYWLSDKVDYNGTYEVIINCVCEGGNWFGIIHSDRLKDEQLVRTDDEFYIKVQLN; this is encoded by the coding sequence ATGTTGAAACAAATCTGTGTCAGCGTCTTGTTGGGATGTCTTTCGTTCAGCGCGCTAAGCTATAATGGCCCGGCGGAAGATCCCGTGCCTCCGAAACCATGCAATGAGTGTCCCTCTGATGCAAATGCCAACAATGAGTGTGTCAGTTATAAATTCGAGTTCGGCAGAGCTGCTCATGAACCTGATTTTCCCGTTGGAGTATTCAGTATATATGGGCGTCGGCCCAGCGAAACGATGTTTACGCCGCTCGGTCTGTACTATTATCACCCGTTATTCACCCGCTTAGCCGGCGTTTCAGAGGAAAACGGTAAACAGATTGTCAAACTCCAAGGCCCGAATCGGGAAATTGAGATTTATGAATTTGCCGCCAATAGCAGCATCGGCTACCCGGGTGGTGTTTTCCGTAACAAATTGAAAAAAGTACTGGTTATGCTGGATGCCGATCATGAGCCGACGACAATATCGCCGACGTATTATAAGCTGGTCGATGAAAATGCCAATTATGTTTTATATTCGGTCGAAGAGCAAAAAGCGGTTTCCTATACCACCTCCACCGGAAGAGTTCTAACCGCTGACTCCAAGGATGTCCGCTTGGAAACGATACTGGATGCGGAAGGGGCCATCATGCAGGTTTATTCCGGCATTGACGGACTGGCCGATGTCGTGGTAACAACAGAAGAACTGGGCTATATCAGGACTTATGAGATCAGATTATACCATCCTTCCCAGGTTGGATCGAAAGTCAACAACAAATACTCCGTGACCGGTCAACCTTACATGACTTATCAGGTGATCAATCCCAATCATCCTCAAGAGCAAACAATCACTGAAAATGGCGAAACGCATATCCAGATCGTTCCACCTGAGATTCGGCAAATTCAATTTGTAAAAGTCGCCAATGGCAGCAACCGGACCGTCACTTATACATATAGTGATGCAGTAGATGATTGGACTCTCACTCAAGATGGCGGCAATGTGATTGTTTCCCGAGCTAAATCAGCTCAGACACGAGCTGCAAACGCGACTCAGGGATTAGTGATTGAAAGAAAAAGTGGAACCGGTGAAGTCGCTTATAAAGAATCGCAAACCTTGAAGCAATTTGATTTCGGAGATTTGCCGACTCAAATTACCAGAGGAACAAACGATACCACCACTTATACCTATTACGAAGATATAAATCAACCTGGTAGTTACGGCAAGAAAAAAACGGTGCAATTTTCAGACGGTTACTGGGAAAAATACTACTATGATGACCAACGCCGATTGACGATGAAAGTTTCACCGTTCAAAAACCAGATCATTACAGTGGCTGAAGCGGAGGCCAAAGTTGAAATCATCAGTTTCAGTTCCGTAGATTCCAGAGATGTACCTTTCGCCGGAGATCCGCGGCCGAGGATGAAGGAAACCAAAATAAACAATATTACCGTGGCAAAAGAATATTTTGCCTATTTCAGCGATACCAATGGCGACTATGTTGAAATTCATGAAGTCTGCCAGGGCGCTGCCGCCGAATATGGTAATCTGGCCAATGCCCGTACCGAGAAGCGCTACTACGGCGATAAAAACGATTCCACGACATTGGGACGGCTGAAGTCCGTTGTATTTTCCAATGGTTTGATGGATTCGTATGTTTATGCTTATGGCAATTTTACTCAAAGCAGTTCTCCCGGCAATTCCAGTTTTGCCGTCAATGTCAATGGATACGCGCTGAAAACCACCATTACCCATGGGACGGCCGACTCTCCAACCGGAATTGCCAACAAGACCACTCAGACCGAAAAAATCGGTGATGCTTTCGGCAATCCGGTGATGGAAAAAGAATATGTCTGTACCCGGGCCGCGGCGGCTGCAACCGATACGACTCCGGCAGTAACCGCCAGTTATGAACAGCTTTCCTGGAAAAATGCCACCTTTAACGCTACTCATCAGCAATTGAATACCTATAATTCCAGAAATGAAGAAACCAATACGACCTGGGATTGTTGCAACAAAGCGTCCTATACCGATGAAGTCGGTATCCAGTACACTTATACCTATGACAGTATGAACCGTTTGATTTCTGAAACGAAAAAAGGCTACAATGGCAGCAGCGATGTGGTTACCAGTTATACATATGACGCCAATAACAAACTCCTGAACAAAACTGTCACTGCCGGTTCATTATCATTGCAGGAATCTTTTGTCTATGATCAAGCCGGTCGAATAATACAATCAACAGATTCCAAAGGATTAGTTACGGCCATACAATTTAGCAATAAAGTGATTACCACAACAAAGCCAGGTAATTGCACGGAAATCATAACATCCTATAATGACAGAAGCTTAGCTTCAATTACGGGAACGTCCGTGATGAATAGATTTTTCGATTATGGCGTTATGAGTAATGGACAATTATGGAGAAAAGAAAATATTGGTAGTGCAAACAGTCTCAGATGGCAAAAAAGTTATACCGATCTAGCCAATCGAATTACTAAAAATGAAAACAGTGGATATGGAAATTCTATTATTGAATCAATTTCTGCTTACAATACAAAAGGATTTTTGATTAAAAAGGTAGAAACCGGCAAACCTGCCATATCCATCAGTTATGACGAAATAGGAAATATTGAAACTGTAGGATATGATATTGATGATGACGGATCATTGGAAATAGTTTTCAAAGATAGAATTATTAAGTTTGCGACTGGTTATAGTAAAGAATCTGGAGCGTGGTATCTCTCTCAGACGAAATCTACCTATGGAACTGATAATAATAGTCTTGAGACAATTATTTTACAACAAAAACAAAAATTGTCCGGACTGTCAAGTAATATTATTAGTGAAGTTAAAAATATTGATATCTATGGGAATATCACAACTACGACAATACAAAATACTCGTTCTGCTCGTAAACGATTAGTATCCACAGTGTCTCCATCTTCTTCGGTTTCTCAACAGAAAACCTTCATTAATGGACTCTTGAGTTCCGAAAGAAGCTTCTCTAATATTACCATTACGTACAGTTACGATGCTTTGGAACGTATGAGTTCCATTAATAATCCACGAACAGGTGTCAAAGCGATCACATACTATGCATCCGGAGCAGGGAAACTTGGACAAGTCATGACCGCCCCGGACCAAATTGGCAATATTATCACTTACGATTATTATTCCGACACTGGGTGGCTGAAGTCTATGACTGACGCTCTGAATAACGTATCGTATTATTCTTATAACTCGTTGGGCAAGGTTATCCGTCAATGGGGCAGCAGTGTTTATCCTGTTGAATTTTCTTATAATGCATTTGGCGAACAGGTCCAAATGAAAACATATCGTACCGGAACTAATTGGAATGCTGCCTCATGGCCGGGGAGCTCGATCACCGCCGATACAACTCAATGGAATTATGACCCGGCATCCGGTTTACTCGTGTCAAAAACTGATGCAGCCGATAACTCAGTTGCATATACCTATTCTCCTGACGGTAAAGTTTTAACCCGGACTTGGGCCCGAAAGATAAATAACGTTCCACTTGTCACATCATATTCGTATGATAATTTCGGGCAGCTTACCAGCATTGATTATTCCGACAATACACAAAGTATTCAATATTCCTATAATCGTATTGGAATGCCCATAGCAATTACTGATGCGTTGGGAACAAGAACTTTTACTTATAACAGCCAGTTTTCCTTGATTTCTGAAACCACACAGGGACTATACAATAAAGCAATCACTCGAAATTATGCTTCATCCGGAGTGAAGGGAAGATTTTTAGGCATAGACATTGATGGTGATTCCAGTTATACCTATGCTTATGATCAATATGGGCGCTTGAATCGGGTGACTGCCTCAACCGGTAACTTCAACTACACTTATTTGGCCAATAGTGATTTGGTTAGTTCAGTCTCTCGTCCGAACAATGTCACGACCTCATTTTCATATGAGCCAACCCGGAATCTTCTCACAAAAGTTGCCAACGGAACAGTCAGCACATTCAATTATACGAATGATGCCATCGGCAGAAGAAACAGCGTAAATCGAAGCGGCAGTGCTTTTACTTCATCCGATACCTTAAATTATACATATGACCCGATATCTGAGCTGCTTTCAGCGACTTCCAACAATAATTCATCATATAATTACAATTATACCTATGATCCGATCGGCAACCGGAAAACAGCATCCCTTTCTGGTGCCGACAATGTATATACCTCCAATAGCTTGAATCAATACACCTCAGTCAACAGTGGAGGCATTACAACTACTCCGACCTATGATGCCGATGGTAATACATTGGCGCTCGATGGATGGGCTCTGACTTGGAATGCTGAAAATCGCTTAATAAAGGCTGTAAAGAACACTACAAAACTTGAATTTTTATATGATTATATGGGAAGAAGAGTTGAGAAAAAAGTATTTAATAATAATATATTGACTCAGAATACTCGTTTTGTCTATGATGGTTACAAGCTTGTCGAAGAAATAAATGCGTTGGATAACAATGCTGTATTGAGGTCTTATATTTGGCAACCGTTTGAAAATAATGATATACCTCTTGCCGTTACGACTGGAAGCAATACCTATTACTATTTGACGGATGCCAATAAAAATGTTTCAGAATTGACAAATGCATCTGGTGCCAGTGTTGCTCATTATGAATACAGTCCATTCGGAAAACTTTTGGTTTCCACTGGAACATATGCGGCAACAAATCCATTCCGTTTTTCCAGTGAATATAGCGACTTAGAAACAGGATTCATTTATTATAACTATCGTTATTATTCTCCTGATTATGGAAAATGGCTAAGTAAAGATCCAATAGGAGAAAAAGGTGGAACTAATCTGTATAGATTCGTGGTTAATAATCCAATAAATTATTTTGATATTTTAGGGTTAAAAAATACGTTATCAGCAACCCTTTATTTAATGGAAAGAGACTTATTCTTCGATGATGTTTATTCAACCCTTGAATTTAATTTTGATGTTGATTGTGAATCTCATGGTGAAGGTGCCATGACTGTCAATGTCCCGGTGGAAATACATTTTGATAATCAAATCTTATATTCAACTATAGGAGGTTTTGCTGGAGCGAGTATTGTAGGCGGTTTAGGAGGAGTTGTAGGAGGAATTGGTGGTGGATTATTTGGTGGCATTGTAACAGCACCTACACATGCTGGTGTGAGTCATGGAATTGCTATTGGAACAAGTCTAGGAGGCACTACAGGTGCGGCATGGGGAGCTGCCTGGGGAACCGGTATTGGTTATTGGCTTTCCGATAAAGTTGATTATAATGGAACTTATGAAGTTATTATTAATTGTGTATGTGAAGGAGGAAATTGGTTTGGAATTATTCATAGTGACCGTTTAAAAGATGAACAACTAGTTAGAACTGACGACGAATTTTATATTAAGGTTCAACTTAATTAA
- a CDS encoding IS1380 family transposase — protein MTKCNVSIPVFQGPKSRKIEFNFAGGDISSDGGLLFVKEFDRKLGLTRRAGNLLDSFDLRQPGKVEHSYLSMLRQRVFGLVAGHEDLNDHHELRTDPLIQTVVGRDRQLATPSTLCRFENGIDRRACVDLSRLFVEFFIESFSTPPRELILDFDATDDLTYGMQENRFFHGYYDHYCFLPLYVFCGDQLLVAYLRPSKIDAAKHAWAILSLLVKRFRQKWPKVKIIFRGDSGFCRQKMLNWCDKNEVKYIVGLAKNPRLLELSKDLQVKAEALYNETHEKAKLFTQFEYAAGTWKYPRRVIAKAEFNSPGPNNRFIVTNLDDDGQYLYEKVYCARGEMENRIKEQQLDLFADRTSCHDFAANQFRLLLSSLAYILMERFRALLLTGTQFAEATCGSIRLYLVKIGAIIRRNTRKIYVALSSACPNQELLRLIAAKIIAWE, from the coding sequence ATGACAAAATGTAATGTTTCGATTCCGGTCTTTCAAGGTCCGAAAAGCAGAAAAATTGAATTCAATTTCGCCGGTGGAGATATCAGCAGTGACGGCGGGTTGCTTTTTGTGAAAGAATTCGACCGCAAACTCGGTTTGACCCGGCGCGCCGGTAACCTGCTGGATTCTTTTGATCTTCGACAGCCCGGAAAAGTTGAGCATTCCTATCTGAGCATGCTTCGTCAACGAGTTTTTGGTTTGGTTGCCGGCCATGAAGATCTCAATGACCATCATGAATTGCGAACTGATCCGCTGATTCAAACTGTTGTCGGTCGTGATCGTCAACTCGCCACTCCAAGCACTTTATGTCGATTCGAAAATGGAATCGATCGTCGTGCTTGCGTAGATTTGAGCCGATTGTTTGTCGAATTCTTTATCGAAAGTTTTTCCACGCCGCCTCGAGAATTGATTCTTGATTTCGATGCTACCGATGACCTCACTTACGGGATGCAGGAAAATCGCTTTTTTCATGGCTATTATGACCACTATTGCTTTTTGCCGTTGTATGTTTTCTGCGGGGATCAATTGCTTGTGGCTTATTTGCGTCCATCAAAAATTGATGCGGCCAAGCATGCTTGGGCGATTCTCTCGCTACTGGTAAAGCGCTTTCGGCAGAAATGGCCGAAGGTTAAGATTATTTTCCGGGGAGACAGTGGCTTTTGTCGGCAGAAAATGCTGAACTGGTGTGATAAAAATGAGGTCAAATATATTGTCGGATTGGCGAAAAATCCACGTTTGCTGGAATTATCAAAAGATCTTCAAGTGAAAGCGGAAGCACTTTACAACGAAACACATGAAAAAGCAAAACTGTTTACTCAGTTCGAATATGCGGCAGGAACTTGGAAATACCCGCGCCGGGTGATTGCCAAAGCGGAATTCAACTCCCCCGGACCGAATAATCGTTTTATCGTCACCAATCTTGATGATGATGGACAATATCTTTATGAAAAAGTCTATTGCGCCCGAGGTGAGATGGAAAACAGGATCAAGGAACAGCAGCTGGATCTTTTCGCTGATCGGACGAGCTGCCATGACTTTGCGGCAAATCAATTCCGGCTTCTGCTTTCAAGTTTGGCTTATATTCTCATGGAACGGTTTCGGGCATTGTTGTTGACAGGAACTCAATTTGCCGAGGCTACCTGCGGCAGCATTCGCTTATACCTGGTGAAAATCGGTGCCATTATTCGGCGGAATACCAGAAAAATTTATGTTGCTCTTTCAAGTGCTTGTCCAAATCAGGAACTCCTCCGCTTGATCGCTGCGAAAATCATCGCTTGGGAATAA